The genomic interval ACTCGGCCATTTGAACATGCTATCGCTTCCACACTTAGGTTTCATTTGCTAAGGTTTTATTTAGAAGTCTAGCATTTTAAAATCCatgattatttcatttattaatttgttaatttgtttaattactatttattctaaatttgggtCAGGGGTACACCGAACGTATTTTTTGGACTTTATTATTTGAGCTTTATTTAAGGAAATAaaatttctatttcttttatttaattttcccTCGATGAATTTATTGTTAAGCCTATGCATGCACATAGTAGCATCTTAGAAACATAATAGAAATTTTGGTCTTTACaagtaaagtaaaaaaaatttgttatcatcaaaacattaattaattaaattattaatttgagattaagaccaaaaagccaacaaattTAAGGTAAAGTTGATTTAGGATAAAATAAGTCTAGGTTCGAACTAATCATTTATCCAATTAAATCTAAATCTAATCTACGTAGGATAAGTAAAGATTTACCTCATCTTAATCCTAAGAGAAAAATGTAAATTCAGTCATTTTCTCTATAAACACATCCTGAATTAATTGATGAATGGACGGTGGCTTTTAAGcatgaattaaaactataaaatggatcttaatcttgaacttgaatttgaatttgaaacttaAATTTCAGGTTTCTTCTCATTTTATAGTTCTTTATCTTTGATTTTGGCATAGAAGTGATTTTTGTTTTGCATAGATGCTCTTCTGCGAATTATCATTGTTGTCAGTACATGCAAATTGGGTGCAATGTTTCTGTTTAGATTtcgtcatatatatatatctaattttATTCATCTCCATCTCCAAGACGGCACAATCAAATTCCGATCGAGAAGGATATATATTGATCATATTATGGTTGACTCATACCCTAAAACATTATTGATGCCCAAGACTAAgttgtaaaaaaaatgtaatattaaatAAGTTAAATTACATCCCTTAGCTTATCAAGGTAACtaaattatattacattttttagGTTTGAAGTTCAAATCTTTCCACAAaatttattgtactaaaaaaatcacaTCATTAAATAATCTTCCAATAGTACTTAGGCTACCAGTGTTGTTTAACCTAACCATTCatcatttcatattttatttaatttaatgacaAAACATAGATAACTAATTCTTAGtcgttgatatatatatatagctttcTTCGACTAATCTCTATCTCACCGAATATGCTCTAAACATTATACTTGAGTCTTACTTATAAAATAACGTTTAAAATACACCAAGACAAACTTTATcctatttttaatttctttatttattttctttaatttttttgttctttttcttcaattgaataggttatgggtacatttttatatatgcaaataaattaaaaggacCCGGACCAATAAACTAGGaccaacaaatttttttttttgatgaaaTTGGTTATTTTTCAACAATAACGACGCCAATTGCCAACTatccaaataataattaaataaaaaattataagaaacaaaaatagtgaAGACGAATAATTGACCAACAGAGTTGAACGTcgacattataataattttgtcAATTAGCCATCGTTTTGGAAGAGTCTGATAAATTAGCCGTTGATCAACAAAtaccaatttttaaaatgaaattatatcATTCTATTATATcgtagaaaaattataaaatataaaaaataaataacaagatGTCATTCatgtaaatataaaataaataatataccttttaaaagtatataaataatatacattttaatttatttaaaatttaaaacgtttattactaatttaaatttaaattttaaatttttccatAAATATTTAGAAGTTTTATCAATATTTCGTACAATTAACATCTTGAAATTTCGTAGAGAATGATATTTTAAACATTGGTTAATTTACATTTGATGCTTGTTAATTATATTTTCGAAAAGAGGTTCattattctctctcttttaatcAAGGGTAGTTATTAAAATACGACAAGTCAATGAAattcttaaataattaattgtagTTGCATTTAAAAATTAGTAGAGCataacaataattaaataaagattttgaatttaatgtGTGTCGTATTCATATAATGTAGAAAGTAATgataaataaaaggaaaattttaaaaggCTGAAAAAGACTGTAtgaacatatttatttaattattgtaaatTACTAAGGAAATTGAAGTTAGAAAATGGTAGTTGAACACTCCATTAATTTTTGGAGCCTCCAACTCCAAGTACATACATAAACAAAGATGTGAGTCCTTCCATTTGTGTGTATAAAAGGGAAGGTTGGATTTATAGTTTCTCCCATCCAATTTTGATTATAATTCAGACCAAAATTAAAACATGTCGCCCTTTAAAGTTGGAGCTTTAGTGTTGTTCTTGTGTATAATGTTGATGGGGTCTTCGGCCCAACTCAGCCCTACCTTCTACGACCAATCTTGCCCTAATCTAACTGCCATAGTCAGAGATACAATAAGCCAGGCATTGCAGAGTGATGTTCGAGCCGGAGCCAAGCTCATTCGCTTTCACTTCCACGATTGCTTCGTCAATGTAAGACCCTCATCCATTATTCTCTTTCAATTTAAAGCCAAGTCAGTTCTGGTTAAGAATCTAGTGAGAAAAATACTTCGTTGCATGTCGAACAGCAGTTATTTTGTGCTGAATGAGTGAATTTGCATGCAGGGTTGTGATGGGTCAGTTCTACTAGAGAATCAAGATGGAGTAGAAAGCGAGTTGGATGCTCCAGGGAACCAAGGAATACAAGGCTTCGACATTGTGGACAACATAAAAGCTGCTATCGAAGCTGCGTGCCCAAACACCGTGTCTTGTGCTGACATCTTAGCCATTTCAGCTCGTGAATCTGTCATCTTGGTAAATtaagtaaattaaaattttaatatgtttgGAAACGTAGGGTATGAAAATATGAAGTTTGAATCGGATGATGCAGACAGGAGGGCCAAGTTGGGTAGTCCAATTGGGAAGAAGAGATAGTACAAATGCAAACAGAACGGGAGCAGAAAACAATCTCCCAAGCCCGTTTGAAACACTTGATCAACTTCGGGCAAAATTTAATGCAGTTGGCCTCGATTCTACCGATCTCGTGGCTTTATCCGGTAAGACGtaacaattttattataaaactaattgggtaattagaaaataaaaagaattgaaCTTACAGTAGTGGTTAATTAATTAGGAGCACATACTTTCGGAAGGTCAAGATGCGTATTCTTCAGCGAGCGGCTAAGCAATTTCAGCGGTACCGGAAGTCCAGACCCCACTCTTGACCCTACATTGCGGGATGCGCTTGTCATCGCTTGTCCGACCGGAGACGGAAACAACCGCATTGCACTTGACGTGGCGACGCCGGAGGACTTTGACAATGCATATTACACCAATTTGGTAAACAACCGTGGGCTTCTCCAATCGGATCAAGAGCTGTTCTCAACGGAAGGGGCGGAGACCATAGCCACCGTGAACCGTTTTGCGGCGAACCAATCTGATTTTTTTGGTCAGTTCGGTCAGTCTATGATAAACATGGGGAACCTTCAACCATTACTTGCACCCAATGGAGAAATCAGGTCCAATTGTAGGCGCGTTAATCCTTCCAATATTACTACTGCTGCTATTGCTTTTATGTAActaatctatttttattttctcctttctctgtcttttctttctctttttctatttctccAAAAACATATCATGCATGGGATAGAATTTCATCTCAATTTGGGCTGTTTAATAAAACATGTTTCCTCTCTCTTATGTTTTATAATTTCCccataatttcaatttaattaacaCAAAAAAGTGTTCATATGGTAACCAAGTCCCCCTCCCATAgtctaaaaacaataaaaataaaaataagtccCCCTCCCAAACCTATTATCTTGGGGGCAATTCTTGGTTGTCATTTTCCCTATAATACGGAGGGATATTAAATAATGCAAACAATATTTATGATGtaagaatcaaattgaaacCTAAGCCAAACATTAGGGTCTAAATTGTCACTCTTCAAATCGAAACTATATGTATGTCAACATAAACCAAATTTATAATCTCTATTATATTAAAAGAGGCTAGAGGGAGATAATTTTTCACTTCCATCTTTGTCCTACCTTTTTTATTAATGTCCATTTTACCCTCACTCACACCCTTCCATTGTAAGCACGTGTCTTACACTCACACTCTTATCTCATGACAAAATCCTAatcatataataatatatttttcttcttttaattttacattcatGTTTAATCTAAAATTTTTGAAACCTTATATCTATTCATTTTGAAACCTTTGGAGAAAAAACTACTTCCTTATAAAAAGATCAATCATGaatcaaattattttcaataaaataaacttttgagTAAATCTACAAAGGAGctatatttcttttaataatcAAGGTAATCACCAATTTTTGTATTTGTCTTCTTTtagaaattttaatatttttggtgcaacatcacatattttatgaTGGTTACTTCTCAAATATGCTCTCTTTGCAACTATATGGAAAGGAGGCTTCAATTGTAGATCACActtgaaaaaatagataattaatcTAAGAAGCACTTTGTTAGACTTACTGTTACAAACAATAGAACCAACATTGTAAAAGACAAAGAAGATAAATAACACACAAAATTGTTAACCCAATTTGGTGTAGTATTATCAACATCTAGGGTTTCAGAGCTCAATTGAAAAGGAGTTTCACTAAGATTCAAAGATTTACAAAGAAACAACTTATCTGATAGATGAACTATCGTGTGTTACAATAAACCAAAGACAAATGCTCTATTTAGGCTCCCCATAAATTTGATATTCCTTGTCTAAAGATCTTCTCACAATCCAAGTTCCCCTTGAAATCAAAGCCTCTTGTTTGTCAAATCTTGTTtgtttaggctccccctaaactCACTATTCCTAAAAATCATACACATGTGGTCAACGTGCAAAATACTACACAGagcttttcttcttattttattttctcaattGCGGCGTCAATCTCAAAAACCTAAAACGACACCTTTAGAGCCTTCAaagaaacaaaaccaaaaaGATAAGAATAAAACCAAGATCTACCAATCTGTCACATTAGACCAATAAAGAAAAAACCCAAAAGCCAAAGAAGGTAATAAAGAGAAACTACCAAAATCACCAACATCCAAAACAGAATGTGAAACCAACaactaataaagaaaaatttacaCGTCAACCAATTGCAATAACAATACTCAAAATATAGATGTTGGGATTGATATTGTTTACTATATTCGTTCACCCTTTTTGCTATTTTGATTGGTAAAGAGGCGAGGATTGAGAGTTGGAGGTACCGATTgtaaaatatggaatacaatgtCGTCTATAAAGGgataatattattttcttacGTAAACCAATTGTCAATAAGTTCTGGAGAACCCTTCATACACTTTCTCTATATTTGTATAAGTTTTCTCTCCCCTGTTTTTTATGTTTGATGTCTTCACTTTGATGGAAAGTATTTGTTATTCTAATCATATATGCCCATTTGAATTTTTtggcatatacatatatatatacactccTCCAATCATAGtgacaaaaaaggaaaaacaatgaaaaaataGGGCAGAGAGATATGAACAAGATAATTTGGAGAAAGGGGTAAACATGTAGggagattttattaaattaatttaatattatgatttttcttttttatggacAAAATAAATCTGGGTGTATGGTCAACTAATACAAAGGTTGTTAATAGATCATTTCCCCCTTTtcttaaattaacaaaatagaataattttgtattttaattccATTTTAGCGTTCCCGTGAGATTTTTTAAAGGTGTTCTCTTAACAACAACGTAGTAAgcaaactcaattttttaaaaataagaatggAAATccactttaaaaaataatattttttaaattattctatTTCAAGTCAAAGACATTCAagacttaaaataaaaaagaaaaaaataaggaaGATAGAGATATGAATGGGataattaaaggaaaattgaGATATGGAGAGAGgagttagaaaatatttattgagagattattaatattaatttaatctttttctttttcagaatCTAATTCTATAATATAAACTTTCTCCTATTTTTTCTTGACAGAATAAATTTATGGCGTCAATTAATgtcctttttccctttttttaattaataaacaatataaTTTTAAGATTATTCCCTAATACACGATAtgtttttttcatattttaattattcccttttttttacgattttatgataaaatgtaatttttataaaaataaataaataaataaccaacaaaTTTTTTCCCTTGAAAAAGGAGAggttcatttaaaaaattatataaaaattttacttTCATTTGTTTTTCCCCTCCTACCTTTGAAAAACTATAAAAGAATTACtccattaaatataataaagataTGTTTTTATATCACTTctatatcaattttatttcacaCATTATATTCgcatcatattttaattttattcatccatatattttttatttttctatttttctatttttaaatttcataccaactatttaaattttaaatttagttataagtattcatttaaaaatttattttcctttaaaaatcgtctccaaattttcattaactttaaaaatatctcatatccATTGTATATTCActtgaaacaaaaatatataattttttatactatttttGAATGATTCATTTCATGTTAAATATTTAccaataaaattcaataaaagtttaatcaaaattttatgttaaaaaaaattaaatcacaatttaaaatttaatgaataaatttatGTCAAAAAAATTTTAAGCCTCACATAGTTCAACTAAAAAGCATtataaatggaaaaaagaaaaaaaaacaatacaagTAGTTAAGATAGATCATATATAGGCCACCGGtatctaaataatttaattttgattactCGGTAAATTTCacataatattataataaaaaaaaaatagatcacTGTTTAAgtagtattttttttctatcaaCGATTAACTAGTTGTATAAAagatttcatatttaaaattgttaatGGTAATAAGTTGAAAAATTTGTTGTCAttgttaaatgaaaatttttggaccaatcacaaattgccacGTCATTCATGAGGAAAttcaaaatcatcaaatttgggaccaattagaagttggaatgtgtcccaaattgaagtttgagacaaatttcgatgatgtcacgtggttttatcatgactacgattaatgtgacctaatttgttattattatttgggttaaagtctAACCAAGCAAAAAAATGGGCTGAATTtaacccaaatgtcaaatcaagcTAAAGTCCAACTAATCAGGCCCAAAGGCcgggcccatggaccaaccaagcttacttccaactaattgggcccaagggccaaacctatggaccaaccaagcccacgaCGCCCGCCTGAGAAtactataaatagagaagtctTCTTCATTTGTGGGAGGTCAAGAATTCTATACTCCAAAGCACCTAGAGAGAATTGTCCCAATAATCAGAAGACATCCAAACTCTTGAAGCTAACgacacttgaagactgaagtcctttgaagatacaagcattctgacaacacttgaagactgaagtcctttgaagatacaagcttccttccaagactccaagctcaagaacatccaTACGCTTtgcttctatacatcaagcgtaCACATTCAACTAAGAGAGAATCAGAAGTTCAAGTACtaaagatcgaaccacatcacatcaaatcaacaccaactcaagttcaactccacgaaaaaagtttctccggaagcttCGTACGAGCACTAATCCTCCaataagatcatcaagcccaaagaccgataaTCCaacaagatcaacaagcccaaaagctGGTCAtcaaagaagatcaacaaatctaaaggttgatcatccagaaaatcaacaagtccaaagaccGATCGTACAAGAAGATCGAAaagcctaaaggccgatcattcaagaaggtCAACAAtcccaaaagtcgatcatctaagaaggtcaacaagcctaaagaccgatcatccaagaagatcaactagtttaaatattaaagtttattttgaatgcatcaaagaattattatattagagatTGCTATATTgaaatcaatacaaatacaaagttcaaattccacgaATTAAGTTTTCCCGAAAACCTCGTGCGGAAAAATTGATATGCCAAGTGGGTCCTCTCTACCTCCCATCTCTCTCTCATCAGCCAAGTTAATAAGTCGACAAATGACACCGAAGAAAGAGACAACTAAAGTAACTGTTGCAAGGGACGCTTACACGTGACTTGTCACCCGCAATCATTCAAAAGAGATCATGCAAGAATAAGAACAAGATCAAGGTTCTGTCCTCACAAAGAAAGTGAGAATAGTTGACAGAATCTCCTAAAGACGAGATCTTCatcagagaaaatcccttgtttgacAATTCTACTCCAGCTTCTAATCGATCGGAGAAAGAAACACACTTTGATATAGTGTCTATCATGATGGCTAATGTAATAACTGAGTCGGCCATGGCAAAGATGGAGAGAAAGATAAATTTCCTAATGAAATCTATAGAGGAGCGAGACCATGAAATCGCTGCCTTAAGAGAAAAAATGTAGGCTCATGAAGATGCTGAGTCGAGTCAAACTCTTGCTGTTATGGCCAACAACAAAGCGAAGATCGTGTTCCAAGAAAACCAATCACAACAATCAAATTCTGTTACCTTATTGTCGGTCCAACAACTGCATTATATGAATATCAACTCTATCAGAGCTCAATATGGAGGCCGTCTCAGGCTTCTTTCATGTACTCCAAGCCATACACTAAAAGAATCAACAACCTGAGATTACTTGCTGGGTACCAACCTCTAAAGTTCCAACAGTTTGAAGGAAAGGACAATCTGAAACAACATATTGCTCACTTCATCGAAACCTATGAAAATGCAGGAACCAGATTTGAAGATGGAAAAGCATTGATGAAGCCTTTGAACATGAAGATGAAGGAGCATTAATGGAgcctttgaacttaaagatggaagaTCATTGACGAAGCCTCTAAGCTTTGAATTTGATGAAGTCATGACAAATCCTTCAGACTTGAATTTTAAGAAGTATCGACAAAGCCTTCGAACCTGAATTAAAGAAGCATCGGCAAAGCCTTTGAACCTGAATTTAAAGAAGCATCGACAAAACTTCTGAACTGCATCTTAAAGAACATCTATAGCTGAAGATGAAGAGTCGAACTATAGATGAGTGATGTTTTGAACTTGAAGTAAGCAACGCCTAACACTGTTTCTTTGTTTAAGCGAGCAGAAAGATAATTGAATGTTCTAGCAATAACCTTATTGTACACATCCAACCTGTTTAGTATCTTGCAGATAATATCCGTCTCAATTTGTTGCATTTCCTCTagtagggatgaacatcttcaatttgttgtatTGCTCCCAGTAGATATGAACATCTTCATTTTATCGTGTAGCACCACACGTTGCGTGATTGTGGTACCCTTTTTTTGATGGACTGCTTTAAGTTGCCTACATACTGTTGAAAAAATGGATTAAGTCAtgtcatagttctttttttctttttcgaccGTTCACCTTTTATGCTCATGATGGCTAGGAGCAACATGCAGTTTAGATTCTTGCGATGAGGATCTTCtacatttaaacttcagaagctcttattttaTCATGGCTTtcatcatcctcttcatttatTGAATTCGTCAATATATGAGCTTTGACTTTACCATCAAAGAACCTTTTGAATTTATATCAACAGACATATTCCTCTTCATGCATGAAGAGACACAACCATGAATCTTCTCaccgttgttttcttcatgaaatgaTGTTgccttcaaaattttcatccttcctttatgttgatcgtttgttgtcttgagacgatTAAAAGCAGATGTTGaaggttgatctttctttgatgtggagaTACTTAGTCTTTTAAAGGCTGAAGTTCAAGTGAAAGTAGGCGTTGGACACTGATCTTCTTCTCCTATCATGGCCATATTTAATCTTCGAAAGACTGAAGATTGAGCACTTAaaggcttaatacgatcgaAGATAGAAGTTCTTTGCTCCGTTTCTTTTGAGTCGTCGACTTATTCAgcagttatatgattgttgtcgagTTCCACTAAGCCGACAGCGTGACATGCAGTAACTTCTAATACTTCCTTTGGATGATTATTGAGGAAACTTCTTAGGAAGaatattactttatttagttATGCTTTCTCTTCTGCAATTTTGACAGAAGTGCAACTTCTTTTTGGTGGAATTCGACTTTCCTCTCTTTCGATGAGTCACAAGAATCCACCCTTTGTCGTTATCTTTAACAAGCTTATCTCTCTTTTGGGAGTTTAtctttgaatctcttgttgTATTCGAACAACTATTAGCTTGAAGATCCCAAACTAGATTAAGCTTTCTCTCTTATCATAAAATGTAGTCGATGTTGGAACACTGGAAGTCACCGGTACTGTAGCGTGATTTttctgagctacttcatccaaatctagctcaatcttcttttcatggGCCAACTTCAGAATTCGCTCCTTCTTCACTAAGCACTTTTCCACTGGGTGGCGAACGACTCGGTGATACTTACAGTAATTAGGATCATCTAGTTTTCCTGCTTGTTTCGGTCGCTTGCATTCCGGTAGTTGAATAAGTTGTTTCTCTAATAAATTCTCGAACATGTTAGCAACATCAAAATCAAAGAATGGACAAACCTTctcttgtcttttttttttttttaaatttttaaagttgGGCGACGCTTTTGGCCGCCATcatgctttctttcaaactttgtTCCTTTTTCTTTAGAGGAAAATTTCAGCGGGTCGTATTTATGACCATATAATTTTTTATGACACTATTCACAATATTTTCAACGCCTTTGATTTCTTTCTTATCCTTTCTCTCTTCAGGGaataggaaatctttagttcccctgtTTGCGATGCTCAGCTCCATGTCATGAGCTTCTGTTGCCAACTTATAAAacgtacgaggttttatccTTTGTAGGATGTAGAAAAGCTCCAAGTGCATGCCTCGGTTGATGTAGTCGATGACCGACTTTTATTTTCGTTGCTTGGTGCTTGTCAGCTCCATTATGCTAACGATACGCCTAGTGCTCTAAAGACGGTAGAGGAAGTCTCTTTCCAActgttcccaactgtcaatcgCTTTCGGCTCTAGTTTAATATACCAATcaaaagcatttcctttcaaggtacaaATGAACTGTTTGACTAGCAAGTCTGATGCTTCTTTGATGATCCTCTATCTTCAACTTTAGAAGCTTCGTCGATGTCCTTCCATCTTCAAGCTCAGAGGCTTCGTGGATGCCCATCTATCTTCAGGTTTAGAAGTCGTCGAtttttctccatcttcaagttcagaggctccatcaatgctcctccatcttcaagttcagagacTTCGTTGAGGAAGAGGGAGAGATAGAGAGAATTTGTGGAGAGATTTTTTTTGTGTGGAAGCTAGGGTTTTTCATCAAATGAAACCCTTATCCTAAAATGGGCCataaatatgtatttatatggagaagagtTAACCTTttctccaagtttttctttttccatctttaaagctaattaattaaagctaattaattaaataactattattaAATGAATTGGCATACTAATTGGCATATATTTATACCAGCCTCCATTCTCtatcattttttaatcaattaattaaccattaagtaatcaattaaataactatattaaatcatatttaatatagagttaattaattaacatataaatatcacatatttatatgcatacatctctttatgaatctaatttatataaatataatatttaaatctcattcaaatacaaCTCTCTTATACTGGAATTctatataaattcaattcatatgaatttaatattcgaatctcattcaaatatttcctCTTAcctaatttggattatagatgatatctataattaaccatattacatattaatcatattaatataaaatttctttaaatgatttgaacaattcaaatcatttttcattactatcctttaatgagctaacaagggaactttatggacctacaaattagaagctccaatgatataagattaattaactGAATTAACCAAtgttcattaactaccggtcactctactaaagaccaagaGCTGTACCCTTCGtattgcagatatatttctatttccatggatataaccaatcaacagtgagtcaacccttcacaaatcactcataattacagctgggtcaaattaccttTTATCCCTAcaattatatctaacttcttaagcacgactgattcctctaatgaacaaacagtttatagtccaattataaaCTGACACCTCTCGAGCTAGTGAGGGTTAGAGCTTCAttattcaagactcgaaatcaactattaaggaagcaatttatctactttccctaaggtCGGGAAAGAGTGTATTCCATATTGTATAGTTGTGTCCCTAGCTCCCTACttagacaaattcccaaaatggtaggcttgttgagtcagctaccatagccacTCTCTCCCATACAGATTATAGGATTACTTTAATAAACAGgggttcacaactcactcaggattaaggtcaagtcatctatggtcattttagtgaaatgcaagtctcttctagcaatagTGTTATGTAGAGAGGCTAtgcatttgtagtactttacaacaattgtaataactataaagcgggttgtattggtagtatcaccaggataaggtacccaaccttatccatctactatagaccatttaggtgataacttaaacatgatccacttgtatgttaaccacatatatgttttcagctccataaaataaccttggatcttagtttattggattgaattaatgcaatctaaatattaataaaataagtattttgttaaatatataattttttttttttacaaactacaggatataTGAAATTCAGGATACCAAGTCCATCAGTTTAAACAACAAGGTCTTCACGAATAAAACCAAACCATAAACCATAAACCATAAATCTAGAGCAACACCAACCCAAACAAAAGAACAGTTTTAATAAAGTACCAAACAGTGAAACCAGAACCAAAATCAAACACAACAACTCTTCCACTTCCTAAAACTCCCTCTTTcttgctgtaaaaaaaaaaaaaaaaaaaaaaaaaaaaaaaaaaaaaaaaaaaaaaaaaaaaaaaaaaaaaaatcaactcctCGGTTGAGAAGAAGAAGCTCCTTCATCCTAGGAAAGGACAGACCGCATAATCTGTACTACATTATGGACTCAAGATGACGAGATTCATTGGATAGTAGGTGAATGATACGACTACCAAAAGAAGACTCAATTAAACCTCTGCTTGGACCATGAAGATGATGAGTTGTAGTGGTAGTATCCATGTCCCAACAGAAGCTTTGAGTTAATGGAGAAAAGACTTGGAGAGGGCCCAACAGGTTCTGTAGAGGAGAGAAGATTAGGCTTCTAGGAGAGCAAAATATCGCAGATAAGTCAAGGAACAAACAACAGGTTCTGGTTTAGCATAAATACACCATAATTGAACTGAACTTGAGTCCCTATCG from Benincasa hispida cultivar B227 chromosome 10, ASM972705v1, whole genome shotgun sequence carries:
- the LOC120089207 gene encoding peroxidase 2-like; its protein translation is MSPFKVGALVLFLCIMLMGSSAQLSPTFYDQSCPNLTAIVRDTISQALQSDVRAGAKLIRFHFHDCFVNGCDGSVLLENQDGVESELDAPGNQGIQGFDIVDNIKAAIEAACPNTVSCADILAISARESVILTGGPSWVVQLGRRDSTNANRTGAENNLPSPFETLDQLRAKFNAVGLDSTDLVALSGAHTFGRSRCVFFSERLSNFSGTGSPDPTLDPTLRDALVIACPTGDGNNRIALDVATPEDFDNAYYTNLVNNRGLLQSDQELFSTEGAETIATVNRFAANQSDFFGQFGQSMINMGNLQPLLAPNGEIRSNCRRVNPSNITTAAIAFM